A window of Candidatus Cloacimonadota bacterium contains these coding sequences:
- a CDS encoding glycosyltransferase, producing the protein MIVILIFSFFLLLLGFAVFFNPKKYTQEFNSFSIIIPCRNEENNLTILLNSIDRVNYPKVKYEVILIDDASEDGTSEIIKQYCIRENNWHSILIREKNTEYKGKKYAIKLGVEKARFDNLIFTDADCRVPVNWLRSFNSYISENTGMIVGYSPENKVSDFRRFTQILTADFYCATINLGLPFSNNGRNLYINKKAYEKVGGVENIKYYTCGEDKLLLNLIKKTEYTIK; encoded by the coding sequence ATGATCGTAATTCTAATATTTTCATTTTTTTTATTGCTGCTTGGATTTGCTGTCTTTTTCAATCCGAAGAAATATACTCAAGAATTCAACTCTTTTTCGATTATTATTCCTTGCAGGAACGAAGAGAATAACCTTACTATTCTATTAAATTCGATTGATAGAGTAAATTATCCTAAAGTTAAATATGAAGTAATCCTGATTGATGACGCTTCTGAAGATGGCACATCAGAAATAATTAAACAATATTGCATCCGAGAAAACAATTGGCATTCGATATTGATACGTGAAAAAAATACTGAATATAAAGGAAAGAAATATGCGATTAAGTTAGGAGTTGAGAAAGCCCGATTCGATAATCTTATCTTTACAGATGCAGATTGTAGGGTGCCTGTCAATTGGCTTCGTTCATTTAATTCATATATTTCAGAAAATACAGGTATGATCGTTGGCTATTCCCCAGAGAATAAGGTTTCTGATTTTAGAAGATTTACACAAATATTAACTGCGGATTTTTATTGTGCAACAATCAATCTTGGTCTACCGTTCAGCAATAATGGAAGAAACCTCTACATCAATAAAAAAGCTTATGAGAAGGTTGGAGGAGTTGAGAATATTAAGTACTATACTTGCGGAGAAGACAAACTCCTTTTAAATCTCATAAAAAAAACAGAATATACAATAAAAT